The stretch of DNA AGGCTGGATGACAACAGAACTTTTTTTACAAGTTTTGGAAGATTTTATCAAATAcagcacgcgctatctcagagttccgTCGCTGCTAATATTTGATAACCACGAGAGCTTCGTCACAGTGGAAGTAGTCATGCAGGCTCAAGAAGCAGGTGTCCATATTTTGATGTTGCCCCCATATTGTAGCAACAAACTCGAGCCCTTAGATGTGGCTGTCTTTGGGCCTTTCAAGGCATATTATAATGCTGCATGTGAGGCTTGGCTACTAAATCATCCAGGAGAGCCAATCACAATATACAATACCGCTGAGTTGGTTGATACAGCACACGATAAAGCTCTCTTACCTCAAAATATTCTATCTGGCTTTGAAAAAGCAGATATATGTCCcatcaattaaaatgttttaagaGATAACGACTTTCTTGGATCGGCAGTGACAAATCATTCTATAGAAATTATAGAAGAGAAGTCCTTTAGTAACGTCCTTTCAGAACCATCGGCTGTAAACTCTGTTCCTCTAGATCCAAGTCCTGAAACACCCTCTAAAActatcaaagaaaataaaaatttcatttcacCAGTTGCTAGGAGGCTAAGGCCAAGGGAAGAAAAGTTAATAGGAAGCCGATACAGAAGAAGAAAAGTAGGATCCTCACAAGCACGCATGAAAAAAATGCGCCCGAAGAAAAACGGAACCAGTTGGTTTCTTCGACAATGAAACAGACAGTTACACGTGTTGTAGATATTGAGAGTTCTTCGGTTGAAAGTGAACCAGTTTTTAATTTGGGAGATAGTGATAATAACGATGATTCATGGATAGGACCAGTGGATGATGAAGCATTTGACTGAAATCGTGACTCTGCAGAGGGTGACTATGTTTTAGTGAGATTCAAAGAAAAGTCCAAAAATATATTTCACGTGGAACTTGTTGTATCGTGCAACAATTCAGAAGTAGAGGTCAATTTTATGCGCAAAATAACAAAATAGGTGCCTCGTGTTTTATATTTCCCACTGTTCATGATATTGCTTTTGTGGAGATCAGATTTGTTCTTACAAATCCAACGCCATTTCGCAATAACAAGAGGCTGACAGCATCTTacaatatatttgaaataaattttggtCATCTAGATGTTCGCTAATTAGCTTTCATTTCAGACATCAGCTCTTATGTTCTTTGGGAAATATAAAGTATTTTACGAAGTTA from Diabrotica undecimpunctata isolate CICGRU unplaced genomic scaffold, icDiaUnde3 ctg00002252.1, whole genome shotgun sequence encodes:
- the LOC140431908 gene encoding uncharacterized protein codes for the protein MFNRAPRGTLGLANPSGWMTTELFLQVLEDFIKYSTRYLRVPSLLIFDNHESFVTVEVVMQAQEAGVHILMLPPYCSNKLEPLDVAVFGPFKAYYNAACEAWLLNHPGEPITIYNTAELVDTAHDKALLPQNILSGFEKADICPIN